GGCCGGCAACGGCAGCGGTGCAGTTGCCGGCATCACCGCCTCGATGCCGCGCTGGAAGCCCGAACTGGAACCGTACTGGCTGGCGGTCGCCAACGTCCGCAGGCCCAATGCCGCCGCGGGTGAAACCGACTACGTGATCGATGGCAGTTCCAGCATCTGCGGCGTTGCCGCCAACTGGTGCATCTCGGCCCCCGGCACCGACATCGTCAGCACCATCGTCTCCGGCGATATCCAGGGCCGCATCGAGAACACCTCCGCCTACGTGCGGCTGATCATCGACAGCGAGAACACCAACTACGTCTACGGCACCAAGACCGGCACGTCGATGGCCGCGCCCCACATCACCGGCGCTCTTGGCCTGCTGATGGAGCGCTTCCCGTACCTGGACAACGCCCAGGTCCGCGACGTGCTGCTGACCACCGCACGCGATCTCGGCGCGCCGGGTATCGATGCAATCTACGGCTGGGGCATGGTCGACCTGCGCAAGGCCATCGAAGGCTATGGCTCCCTGCGCGTGGACACCAACGTGGTGATGAACCAGAAGGCCGGCGGCCTGAAGGTCTGGGAAGGCGATGCCTGGGACAACTGGACCAACGACATCGGCGGCCCCGGCAAGCTGACCAAATCCGGTATCGGTTGGCTGCGCCTGAGCGGCAACAACAGCTTCAATGGCGCGGTACTGCAGGACGGTACGCTGGAATTGAACGGTGCCAACACGCTCACCTCGGCGGTCGAGGTTCAGGGCGGTCGGTTCCTGCTCAACGGCAGCCTGGTCTCCACCGCGCTGACCACCACCGGTGGCGTCAGCACGGTCAGCGCCAGCGGTGTGCTGAACAACAGCAACCTGGTGGTCAACGGTGGCGTGGTGTCCTTCAACGGCACGCAGACCGGCGGCACCACCACGGTCGGCGCCAACGGCCTGCTGAAGGGCGTCGGCACGCTCGGCAACACCCGCGTGGACGGCATCATCGCGCCGGGCAACTCGATCGGCACGCTGACCATCAACGGCAACTACGTGCAGGGCGCCACCGGCGTGTATGCGGCGGAGCTGGCACCGGGTGGCCGCAGTGACCAGCTGCACGTGACCGGCACCGCCACCCTCGGTGGCACCCTGGTCGCGTTGCCGGAACCGGGCGTGTATTACCTCGGCGAACAGTTCAACTTCCTGCGTGCCGATGGTGGCATCAACGGCCAGTTCGCCAAGACCGACTTCAGTGCGTTCTCGCCCTTCCTGCAGTTCAGCCTGGCCTACGGCGCCAATGGCACGCGCATCGACGTCGCCCGTGGCGCTTCGCTGACCACGGCTGCCAGCACGCCCAACCAGCGTGCGGTGGCAGCGGCCGCCGACCTGCTGCCGATCGCCCAGGGCCTGCCCAAGCCGCTGACCCAGCTGTTCCCGCAGCAGGTCGGTGGCGTGCTCGATGGCCTCAGCGGCGAGCTGCATCCGGCCACGGCCATCGCCCTGGTCGAGGGCAGCCGCTACGTGCGCGATGCCGCGTTGTCACGCCGTGCCGGCGCCGCCGCGCCCGGCAGCGAGGCGGGTGATGCGACGGGTGCGTGGGTGCAGGCCATCGGTGGCAACAGCAAGCTGGACGGTGACTTCAACACCGCCCGCACCGAAGCCAACAGCAACGGCCTGCTGGTCGGCATCGACCGCGAGTTCTCCGGCTGGCAGGTCGGCGTGCTGGCCGGCACGGGCCGCACCGACGTGAAGCAGCAGGAACGTCGTGCCAAGTCGAAGATCGACAACACGCACTTCGGTGCCTACGCCAGCCACAACTGGGGCGGCTTCGGCCTGCGCGGTGGTGTGGCGTGGAGCAAGCACGAGGTGAAGAGTACGCGTGATGTCGCCTTCGCAGGCTTCAGCGACAGCCTGAGCGCGCGCTACGACGCCCGTACCCGCCAGGCCTTCATCGAAGCTGGCTACCGCTTCGGTGGCCCGGAAGCCGGGCTGGAGCCCTACCTGCAGGTCGCACGCGTGGAAGTGGATCTCAAGCGCGTCAACGAACGCGGCGGAGCGGCGGCGCTGCAGGGCAAGGTGGACGATACCGGAACCACGATCGCCACCGCCGGCGTGCGCTTCGACAAGGGGCTGAAGGCTTCGTTCCAGCAGGACAGCTGGCTGCACCTGCGCGGTGGCGTCGGCTATCGCCGTGCCTCGGGGGATCGCAGCCAGGTTGCCAACCTCGCCTTCGCCAACGGCGGCACCACCTTCGCCGTCAGCGGCGCACCGATCGCCGACAACGCGGTGGTGGCAGAGCTCGGCCTGTCAGCCTGGCTGACACCGCGACAGCAGCTGGAGCTGGGCTACAGCGGCCAGTTCGGCAGCGAAAGCCACGACCACGGTGCGAACGCACGCTGGTCCGTGCGCTTCTGATTCCGAAGCAGTGTGCCCTTGAAGCGTTGGGGCGGCCTCACGGCCGCCCCTTTTTTATGCCACACCGGGAAAGGTGGCCGGGGCAGCGTACTGCCCCGGCCGCGGCGGCCCCGGGGAGAAGGCCGCCTTCAACCGTCAGGCAGCCTTCATCGCATGCTTCCGCGCACGCATGACGTTGTGGCACTCCTGCACTTCGGGCAGCAACTGGGTCACTTCCTGGCGTACTGCCGGCGGAAGCTCGTTGTCCTTCAACACGTCCTTGAACGCGCCCAGCAGGCGGTCCTCCGATTCTTCCAGCTCGGCCACGTAGCCATAGTTGGTGTCACCGAAGGCTGCACGCACCTTGCCGTAGAACTGCTGCATCGAACCGACCACGGTGCCATGCTCGGCTGGCTTGCCGCCACTGGCGGCGACCGAGCTGCTCAGCGCCGCGACGATGCGCCCCTTGACGCCGGCGATGCGGGTGAACAATGCGGACAGCTCGGCATCCTTCACCTTGGTGGCCGCTTCCTCGTAGAACGTCTTGCCATCTCGGGCGATTTCGATCAGGTCGTTGAGGCGATGCTCGATGGTGGACTGGGTGCTCATGGAAATCACTCCTGTTCGCTTGAAAGTCTGTGGGAAACCGGCAAACGCATCTGCGTTGCCTGCGTGTCCACTGTGGCGTTGGGGATGTGGGCCCAGGGTGAGCGCCGATTGATCCGCGCGTCACCATCCACAACACGTACTGACTTCTTCATGCACGGACCCGACAACGTTCACGGGAACTGAGCAAACAGTCCGGCATTCACCAGGGCGCGGTGACGACGAGCAATGCGATCACCAGCACGATCGCCAGAACGAGAAGCAGAACGTGCCACTGCCGCCAACTGGGCTTCGGTTTTCCCGGGGTATTCATGCAACGTCTCCTTCATCGTTTATGGGTTCAGAGGCAGACTGATGCAGAGCAGCATCCCGTCGCGTGGACGGAGCGTGGATGCCTCGTGCACGACCAACGGCGCGGCGCGCTGACGATAACGCGTCCATAACGTAATTGACGTGTAAACGGAATGTTAGGTTCCTCCCGATTCCGCATAGCGGAGTTTCAGATCGGTTTCGACACAGCGATGTGCGGAGCCCATACAACTGGATTTGGAGAGAGCCAAATGCATCACTCGTACACCCTGCTTTCGCTGGCAGTGGGCACCGCGCTGGCCGCTGCCTGGGCACCGGCCGCGCACGCACAGACCGACGGCGACAAGACACCGAAGAACCTCGACCGCATCCAGGTCACCGGCTCGGCCATCCGCAGCGTGGACATCGAAACCCAACAGCCGATCATCGCCATCACCCGTTCGATGATCGAGCACCAGGGCTTCACCACCATTGCCGACCTGCTGCAGAACCTGACCTCCACCGGCTCGCCGGCCATCTCCCGCGCGCGTGCGCTGGCGTCCGGCGAGAACGTCGGCGGCTACTACGCCGACATCCGCAACCTCGGCGCCACCCGCACGCTCGTACTGGTCAACGGCAAGCGATTGGGGGCAACCACCGGCGGCCTGCAGGACCTGAGCCAGATCCCGATGAGTGCGGTCGAGCGCATCGATGTCCTGAAGGACGGTGCCTCCGCGCTGTACGGCTCCGATGCCATCGCCGGCGTGGTCAACATCATCACCCGCAAGGGCTACGACGGCCTGGAAGTCTCCGTGCAGCACGGCCAGTTCAGCCAGGGCGACGGCAAGGACAGCACCTTCTCGCTGGTTACCGGCGCACGCGGCGAGCGCGGTGGCTACACGTTGGCCCTGGAGTACCAGAAGTCCGATCCCGTGTTCGCGCGCGATCGTTCGTTCTCGAAGTATGGCGGTGCCGGCCCCGACTATCCCGGCGCGGACTGGAGCAACATCAGCCAGAACGGTTCCTGGTGCGACCCCGCGCTCTACAAGTGCAACACCGGCGATGCCGTGTTCAAGACGCTCAACCCTGGCGGCAACCCGAAGAACCCCAACGACTACCACCCGATCACCCCGGCCGAGTTCGCCAATGGCAACGATCAGATGCACCTGCAGACCGGCATCGAGCGCCGCTCGTTGTTCCTCAGTACCGACTATGCGCTGACCGACCAGATCAAGTTCAGCACCGACATCGGCTACAACGAGCGCATCACCGACCAGCAGATCGCAGGCTACCCGTACCAGTCCACCAAGTTCGGCACGCCACTTGCGGCCGGCAGCGTGTTCAACCCGGTCGGTCGCAACGTCGAGTTCAACCGCCGCCTGTGGGAGCTGCCGCGCACCACCGAAAGCAAGCTGAAGTCGCTGCGCATCGCCCCCAGCCTGTCCGGCTATTTCGAGCTGGCCACCAAGACCTACGACTGGGAAGTGGGCGCTCTGTTCAACCGCAATGAAGTCACAAAAACAGGCCGTGGCGACATGAGCCTGATCGCTTCCCGGCAGGCATTGGGGGCTTCCTACCTCGATGCCAACGGCGTGGCACGGTGTGGCACGGCGGCATCGCCGGTCTCCGGCTGCCTGGCCTGGAATCCTTTGCTGCCATTCGGTGTCGCGGGGGCAGGCTCTCTCTCCGACCCCGAATTGCAGCGCTTCTTGTTCCCCACCTTCACCGATACCGGCATCACCAAGACCCGCAGCTACTTCGCCAACATCTCCGGCCCGGTGATCGACCTGCCCGCCGGCGAGCTGTCGGTGGCGCTGGGCTACCAGTACCGCAAGGAAGAAGGGCGCTTCGTGCCCGACGCCTTCGCGCAGTCGCGCCAGAGCACCGCGCTGGGTGCATCAACCACCGCCGGCAACTACAGCCTCAATGAATTCTTTGCCGAAGTGAACGTGCCGGTGCTGCGCGACCTGCCGTTCGCCAAGGAACTGACCGTGAACCTGGCCACGCGCTATTCCGACTACAGCAACTTCGGCAGCACCACCAACTCCAAGGCGAGCTTTGCCTGGCGCCCGATCGAGGAGCTGATGATCCGCGGCACCTTCGCCGAGGGCTTCCGTGCACCGAGCATCTCCGACCTCTACGGTGGGCTGGGTACCAGCTTCCAGACCTACGTCGATCCCTGTGGCACGGGTGCCACCAACAGCGTCAACGGCAATGCGGCATGCAATGCGGCCGGCGTTCCGCTGGGCTACCAGCAGCTGAACCAGAGCCTCAAGCCCTGCGCCAGCTACCCGTGTGCCACCCCCGACGAGTTCACCACCGGCTCCAACCCGAAGCTGCGCCCGGAAGAGTCCAAGAGCAAGACGGTGGGTGTGGTCTGGAGCCCGCGCTGGGTCGACGGGCTGGACATCAACCTGGACTGGTACAGCTACAAGATCACCAACATGATCATCCAGGACAGCGTCGACCGCATCCTGCGTGACTGCTACGTGCTCGGCAATGCGCCGCGCTGCGGCAGCGTCAAGCGCGCGGGCGACGGTCATATCACCGGCATGTTCTATGGTCTGGCCAATCTCGGCGCCATGGAAACCGAAGGCTGGGACCTGGGCATCCGCTACCGGCTGCCGGAATTCCCGTTCGGCCGTTTCACCCTCGACCTGCAGAACAGCTACGTCTCCAGCTACGACGAGCAGAACCAGAACTCGGCCGGCGAAACGATCATGATGGGCCGCGTCGGCCAGCCGGGCATCTTCCGCCTGCGCTCCAACCTCGGCGTGAACTGGCAGCTGGGCAACTTCACTACCCAGTACACCTTGCGCTACTACTCCGGCATGGTGGAGAGCTGCGTGCCGAATCGCCCCTGCACCCTGCCCGACCGCTACGCCTATGGCGAACCGGATGCGCAGCGCAGGGTGGGTGGCAACGCGTTCCATGACATCCAGGTCAGCTACAAGCTGCCGTGGGACGGCACCGTGGCGCTGGGTTCGAACAACGTGTTCAACCACCAGGGACCGATCATGTTCTCCAAGCCGTCCAGCTCCTTCCCCTACTACGGTGGGTTCGATATCGGCCGCACCGTGTACGTGAAGTACTCGCAGCGCTTCTGACCTGAACGGGCCGTGCGCGTGGCCGGCGGAAGGGGAGTCCGCCGGCCACGCTGCACACTTCCTCCACCCAATCTCCATCGTTCTTCGACGGAATCTCCAAGGTTTCCGGCAACACTGATGTCATGACGGCAAGGGAGCTGGACCGCATGGATCGCCACGCGTACCGATGCTGCATGCCCGTCTCCAGGTTCACCACTGCATGCAATGGCATGGCCCGATTCGTCAATGCAGGCCAGACCGTTGCTAGGGAAGTACGAGATGACGACGGCAGTTCGCACCGGCCTGACCGACCTGGTCGCTGACGCGCAGCGCTACCTGCGCAGGGTCCTGCCGGGGCTTGCGTCGGCGGTGCATCCGGTCACGGTGGCACACGCCATTCCGCGCGCGATGGCGTCGCGCTACCACATCGCCGAGCTGACCCTGTACGGTGAAACCCCTGCCATGCTCGCCGTGGCCCGCGAGCCGGGCGAGTCCAGCAGCCGCGTCATCCAGGACGTACGCAGCCTGCGCTCGGCAGCAAACGCATTGGTGCTGTATGTCTCGCCCTACCTCACACCGACACAGCGACGCTTCCTGGTCGAGAACCACATCGACTTCGTGGTGCCGCACGCACAGCTGTTCGCACCGAGCCTGGCCATCGAGTTCCGCGACGCGCCCGACCACGAGAAGAAGGCGATCTCGCTGCTGCCTTCGGCGCAGGCTGTGCTGATCCACGTACTGTTGTCCGGGCAGCCGCGCTGGTGGTCGCCCCGCGAGATCAGCGCCACCGCAGGCTATACCTCGATGACCGCATCGCGGTTGTCCGCCGAGCTGGTCGGGCGCGGCCTAGCCGAACGCTCCACGGGCGGCCGCGAACGTTTCCTGCGCCTGGCGGGCGATCGCCGTGATGTCTGGGCCAGGGCGCAACCCTTCCTGCGCTCACCGGTCCTGAAAGAAGTCGATGTCTGCTGGGAGCTGATAGGCACCCTGCTGGCCGATGCGGGCCAACCAGCGCTGCGTGCAGGTCTGGATGCACTGGACGCGGACGGATCGCCGGCGGTGGTGACCACCCGTGCGCTGCATATCGATGCCTGGCGCGCGCTTGCTGCGCAGCCGACGGCCGCCCCCGGTTGCGCACAGCAGGTGCGGTTGCAGATATGGGCCTATCCACCGGCGTTCACCGGCGTCGGCGCGGTGATCGACCCGCTGTCGCTGTACCTGAGCCTGCAGGGCAAGCGCGGCCACGACAGCGATGCCTTGGAACTGAGGATCGAACAGGCACTGGCGACCGCGCAGCACGCCTGATCGCCCATTTCAGCCTACGCCTGCGATTCCGCCGTGGCCTGCGTCGCGCGCTTGGCACTGAACTCAGCAAATACCACGCCCGACACTGCCAGCAGCCCACCACCCAGCACCCATCCGCTGAGCGACTCGCCCAGCAGCAGTACCGCCAGCACGGCCGTCACGATCGGCACCAGGTTGAAGAAGCCCGAGACACGTGCCGCTCCCAACCGCGAAAGTCCGGTCATCCAGGTCAGGGGTGCAAGGATCGACGCACATACGGCAGCGAAACCGATACAGCCCACAGCGGTCAGGTTGTTCACTCCGCTGCCGACCAGCAGCTGCAGTGGCAACAGGATCAGCGATGCGGCCGTGGCCTGCAGGAACAGTGACTCCAGCACCGGCAGCGGAATCTTCCAGCGCTGCATGAGCACGTTGTAGGCGGCAAATGCCAACGCGCCGATCAGCATGATCGCATCACCGCGGTTCAGGCCGTGCGCCGCCAGCCGCGCCAGGTCGCCCTGCGACACCACGGCCACCACACCGACCGTGGAGATCACCGCACCGACGATGGCGGCACCGCGCACCGGATGGCCCATGAAAAGACGTGACAGCGCCAGCGCGATCAGCGGAATCAGCGCCTGGATCACGCCCATGTTGGTGGCCGAGGTGAAGTGCGCCGCATAGTACGCCAGGCACTGGTACATCACCCCGCCCAGGCAGCCCAGCACCAGGAAGCGCCCCAGATTGGCGCGCACGATCGGTAGATGGCCGCGCAGCCGTGGCCATGCGAAGGGCAGCAGGATGATCGCGGCCACCAGCCAGCGGAAGAAGCCGATGTCGATGGGACCGACCGAGCCGGAGGCCAACTTGGTGACAATCGTGTTGGCGCCCCACAGCAGGCAGGCGAGGATCGGGAAGAGATAGTTCAAGACGGCAGGTGTACGCGGGGGAATGGCCAGCGTACGCTTGGCGCATATCAAGGACATCCCGAAAATGCGCCACTCCGACCCGGGCTTGCGGCAACCGATGGAACCCATCCCCACCTTCCGCCAGCTGCCCGGCCCGATCTACTTCCGGCAGGGTGCGATGGAACCCACCGACTGGGGCACGCACAGCCATCCCTGGGGACAGTTCAACTTCGTTGCGCAGGGCGTGATGGAAATGAAGATCGAGGGCGAGTGGATGGTGTCCCCGCCGCACTATGCGCTCTGGATTCCGCCTGGCGTGGCCCACTACTCGCGCAACCGATCGGTGCTGGCCTATCGATCGGCTTACCTGTCGCCAGCGTTGTCGCGCCGCTTGCCCACGCGCTGCCGGGCGCTGGAGGTCACGCCCCTTCTGCGTGAACTGCTGCACGAACTGGCGCGCCAGGGCGTGACCGATCCGCAGACGCCTGACCAACGGCGCATGGCCGCGGTGGTGATCGACCAGATCATCAACGCCGCCGTTCTGCCCAGCTTCCTGCCGATCGCCAGCAGTGATGCACTGAAGCAGGTGATGGCATACGTGGAGAAACACCTGTCCACGGCCGGATCCGTTGCCGAGATCGCGCAGCGGCATCACATGAGCGTGCGCAAGCTGGAGCGCATGGCGCGCAGTGAACTGGGCATGTCACTCGGCGACTGGCGTGGGCGTGTGAAGTTCGTGCGCGCCACCGAGGCGCTGTGCACACGCAAGCCGATCAGCCGCATTGCCGAGGAGCTGGGCTATTCAGGCGTCAGCGCGTTTGCCGAAATGTTCAAGCGGCACGCGCAGTGCACGCCCGACCAGTATCGGAAGCAGCATCGGGCCGGGTAGAGGTGCCGTCAGTTGGCATCCTGCCTGGCAGCGGCCTTCTGGCATGCATACCGAGGCGCCAGCGCCAACCGTTCGATGCCCAGCAGAATGCCCATGAACAGAAGCACTGCGGGTAGCCAGTAGAACAGGAACACCGCAATCTGAAAGTCCCAGGTGTTCACGTACTGATCGGGGTTCGGCGGACCCGCCAGGACAGCCTTCGCATTCACGTAGAACCACGATGAGGCCAGGATCACCGCGATCAGCAGTTGCGCCATGGCCAGCATCCAGAAAGGGGGTAAACGGGAAAGACCGCGCATGGCATCCTGCCAGTGAAGGAATCGGGCAATTGTAGGCGTGGCCTGCACACGGTCACAGACACGAGTGTCGATTTCCCGCCCCGTCGTTCGTCGGAACAGGAAAGGCAGGCCCATCGGCCTGCAGGAGCGCTCCAATGCCGCCGATCCTCACTGCCTTCGCCACCTCCCCCGACCGCGGCCAGGGCCTGGCCCGTGACATGCGCGTGCGCTGGGCACTGGAGGAACTGGCCGTAGCCTATGACGTACAACTGCTCACCTTCACCGAGATGAAGCAACCCGCGCACCTGGCACGGAATCCGTTCGGGCAGATTCCCACCTGGCAGGAGGGTGGCCGGACCCTGTTCGAATCCGGCGCCATCGTCCTGCACCTGGCCGAACAGCATCCCGGCCTGCTGCCACGAGATCCGGACGCCCGCATGCGCGCGATCATGTGGGTGTTCGCTGCACTGAACACGGTGGAGCCCCCCATCGTCGAGCGCTCCATGGCCTGGGTGCTTGAGCGCGAGCAACCCTGGTACGGGCAGCGGCAGGTGATGCTCGATGAGCGGGTCCGGACGCGGCTGGCGCAGCTGTCGACGTGGCTGTCCAAGGCGGAATGGCTGGACGGCGAGTTCAGCGTGGGCGACCTGATGATGGTCTCGGTACTGCTGCGCCTGAAGAGCAGCGGCCTGCTCGACGAGTACCCGCAGGTGGCCGCCTATGTGGCCCGGGCCACGCAGCGGCCCGCCTACCAGCGCGCCTTCGCCGCGCAGCTGGCGGTATTCCAGAACGCCTAGCACTGCGCCCCGCGCGGGGTCTTCAGTGCAGCCTGCGCCGGCAGGCGGCCTGCACCAGCATCAGCTGGGCCACCAGGACCAGCATCGCGCAGCCCGACAACAGCCAGGGGTCGATGTACCACTGATCGTTGAAACTGAAGTCGCCCGCCGATATGCGCTTCCAACCATTGAAGTGCTGCATCGCCGCCACCACGAACGCGAAGGCACCCGCGCTGTACGACAGCCAGGGCACCACGATGCCGCCCGGGCGCGCGAACAGCGTCAGCAGGCCCAGCACGCCGATCACCGTGCGTTGCACGCGGCAGTACGGACAGACATAGGCCATTCCGCTCCATTCCATCGCCCAGGCCAGCAGGCTGACCAGCACGGCTGCGGCTGCAGCTGCGTACAGGATCCTGGGCCCGATCGTCATACCGCCATCGTGTGCCATCCCGCGCTCCTTCGTTCAAAGACCCAGGCAGGGTAGCAGCGCGGCAGGCTCAATCCTTCTTGAAGACCGTGCGCTTGCCGATCGGGCTGCCCTTGCGCGCCGTCGGTCGCGCCAGCCCGGGAATCAGGAAGTCGGTGACCTTGTGGCCCTTCTGGACCTTGGAGGCCAGCCAGCGCGGCATCCGCCCGCGGCCAGACCAGGTCAGCCGCTTGTATTCCGGGTCGCGGTACTTGGCCGCCACCTTGCCGGTTCTGCGCCGCGCGGGTTTGCGGTTGGATGTGGCCACCTCGCTGGCCTCTCCACCGAAGAGTTCTTCGAGGGTGTAGCCGGCTTCGGCAGCGGCGGCCTTCAGCATCCGCCGCACCGCATTGGCCGGACGGCGGCTGGAAATGAGCTGTTTCCGCTGTTCAGCGGCAACCACCAAGGCGCCCAGCTCTCGAAGGCTGAGCGATTCAATATCGATCGTCATGCGGGAAAGGTCCACTGCGGCGCGGCGGCTGTCAAGGCGGATGGCAACCGCGTAGACACGGGCTTCACCGCCGGTGGGCTCCGATCGCCTGCGTCGGCCATCCCCGAGGACATCCCTTTGAGCACTTCATCGCATTCGCTCGCCTACCTGCTTGCACGCATCCTGCTGATGGCGCTGTTCCTGGTCTCCGGGCTGGGCAAGCTCGGCGATCTCAGCGGCACCCAGGGCTACATGGAAGCGATGGGCGTGCCCGGCATCCTGCTATGGCCGACCATCGTCTTCGAGATCGGCAGTGGCCTGTGCATCCTGCTCGGCTTCCAGACCCGGCTGGTGTCGATCGTGCTGGTGGGATTCAGCCTCGTCACCGCTTTCATCTTCCACCACAACTTCGCCGATCAGACCCAGCAGATCATGTTCCTGAAGAACCTGGGGCTGGCGGGTGGGTTCCTGCTGCTGGCCTGCACCGGGGCTGGACGCTACAGCGTTGATGGGCGCGGTCGGCGCGGGTAAGCCTCGATCCGTAGTGTGCACGCGCTAGCGGCGAAGTTCGGCCTCTGGCGCCAGCGTGTGGATCACCTTGCCCTGCGCATCCAGAAACTCGATCGCACCATAGCCTTCCGCAGTGACGGTCAGCCGCAACCGCGTACGGTCGGCCTTGTCATTCAACGCAATGGCCGGCGTGCCGTCAGAGCCGACCACCAGGCCGATTCGGGTCGGTGCCTGCACGCCGGGAATCAGCTTGTTGCCCAGTGCAGGCTCGCGGATCAGCTTTGGCGCCTGGTTGATCGAAAAACTCACCGCCCCATCCGGCGAGACCCGCCAGCCGATCGCATCCATCGCCGGATGATCCAGTGCCAGCACCGCCATCCCACCGTCAACATCGGCAGTACCGAAACCACCGCGCTCGCTGCCCTTATCGTCATACAGCACCATGCCGGCCACGTTGAAGGCCCGCTTGTACTGCAGGCCATCGATGATCGGCGCCGGCGTCTTGCCGGAGAGCGTCATGCGGATCACGCCCGTGTCATCGACGATGTCGATGCGCCGTGCAGTGATCCGCTCATGGTCCGGTGTCTGCACGCGCGTCTGCGGTGCCTTGTCGACAATCAGGCGTTTCAAGGTTTCAACAGACGGGCGCTTGGGCGATTCGCCAGCGTCGGACGCGAATGCCGGAACGCATTGCAATGCAGCCAGAACGAAGAACGTACAAGTACTGCGCATCATGCGGTCTCCTGTCGGGATCGGAATCAACATCTGCACGCCCAGCATACCTGTGGTCGACGTCCCCCTCGCGGTGACACGGGCGTGCTGGCGATGGATCGACACCATGCCGTCAACCACGCCCCCCCGCGGTCTGTATTCACTCCTGCGCACGCCGCCGGATACGGAAATGATCCCGGCAAGCGGACGGGGACATGCTGATAACGCCCTGGAACGCCGTGCGGAAGGCGCTCAGTCCTCGTATCCCAACTCTCACTCGGGCGGCGTTGGATTACTTGTCCCACTGCGACGTGAGCCCTCCCATCTCTGGAACCAGGTCAGTCCCTACGCAGCTTCAACATACGGCGCTACTGCAACGGCCAGCACGTCGATTCCCCACATCGACCCGGCGACGTCGTCTGGCCCGCTCTTCTTGAAGCGCGACCAATTCGCCCTCGCCAGCTTCCCCACCAGCAGTTGATCTGCCGGCAGGCGATGCATCGCCCAATAGGGAAACTGCCGCGAAGACACGCGACCTCGCGCCAGCTCAACGATGTCGGTGTGACTCGTCGACTGCATCACACGCTCGTAGACACTCGCAACGCCGTCTTCAGGCCCTTCGAAGTACTGCACGAAGCGATCACCGTCGTGCAGCAGGACACCTGTAACCCCGGCCATCCCGTTGAACCTGGCGGCGTCCGCAACGAGCGACTCCAAACGCTCCGCGGAAAGATCCGCGGCAACCTGACTTGCGTAGACAACAGCCCGAAGGGGCATGGATTCTGCCTTGAAGGATGTGCCGGCTCGGCACCTGCCCATACCCTAGCACCGGGAACAAGCCCGCACCGTCACTCGCATTCTTAACTCTTCAGAATTCGACCGAACCACCTCTGTGCCAGATGGCCCGCAAAACAGCATGATGGGCGCCCTACGGATTCAGGGATCTCGTTTATCTTCATGCGTGACATCGGACAGTTCTACGTAATCAGCGTCGAGGGAGTGACGCGGGCAGACGGCACCCTGCTGCAGGTCACCCGAATCGATTGCTCCTGCATCAAGTGTTCCTGGCAGTTCAGGGCCATTCCCAACCATGGCCTGGTCGATCTCGACGGTGCGGCGGCCCTCAGCTGCCCAACCTGCGGCAATCACCAATCAGTCAGCCGCGCACGGCTTGAAGAGCTCAACCGACGCAACGACGAATAGCCTGCACTTCAACCATCC
The sequence above is a segment of the Stenotrophomonas maltophilia genome. Coding sequences within it:
- a CDS encoding PA2169 family four-helix-bundle protein, encoding MSTQSTIEHRLNDLIEIARDGKTFYEEAATKVKDAELSALFTRIAGVKGRIVAALSSSVAASGGKPAEHGTVVGSMQQFYGKVRAAFGDTNYGYVAELEESEDRLLGAFKDVLKDNELPPAVRQEVTQLLPEVQECHNVMRARKHAMKAA
- a CDS encoding autotransporter domain-containing protein — translated: MNHPLYGRSSRSLSHRPLALAVASSLLLATALPAMASESLEAWQQQRQMQAAWAQPAASTAPAATAAAPAASSTAILGNPGDPASWRSDEFNADWGLGAMGADYAYARGLTGKGVRLALFDSGSALAHPEFAGRNTSSITIGADCATPGVVAGTGACGQTRGEQPGYNYYGLGAGVPAALAARLIAAGQPYGFSYADHGTHVLGTIGANRNGTGMHGVAFGADLTAARVFGDTYYEWRLDPDNFYRPRAVYRTDPDDAATLDMYAQIQAQGVRAINHSWGISTRNMTAAALDQQYASIGADYGVYGSIYANNGDTPGSTLIQVWSAGNGSGAVAGITASMPRWKPELEPYWLAVANVRRPNAAAGETDYVIDGSSSICGVAANWCISAPGTDIVSTIVSGDIQGRIENTSAYVRLIIDSENTNYVYGTKTGTSMAAPHITGALGLLMERFPYLDNAQVRDVLLTTARDLGAPGIDAIYGWGMVDLRKAIEGYGSLRVDTNVVMNQKAGGLKVWEGDAWDNWTNDIGGPGKLTKSGIGWLRLSGNNSFNGAVLQDGTLELNGANTLTSAVEVQGGRFLLNGSLVSTALTTTGGVSTVSASGVLNNSNLVVNGGVVSFNGTQTGGTTTVGANGLLKGVGTLGNTRVDGIIAPGNSIGTLTINGNYVQGATGVYAAELAPGGRSDQLHVTGTATLGGTLVALPEPGVYYLGEQFNFLRADGGINGQFAKTDFSAFSPFLQFSLAYGANGTRIDVARGASLTTAASTPNQRAVAAAADLLPIAQGLPKPLTQLFPQQVGGVLDGLSGELHPATAIALVEGSRYVRDAALSRRAGAAAPGSEAGDATGAWVQAIGGNSKLDGDFNTARTEANSNGLLVGIDREFSGWQVGVLAGTGRTDVKQQERRAKSKIDNTHFGAYASHNWGGFGLRGGVAWSKHEVKSTRDVAFAGFSDSLSARYDARTRQAFIEAGYRFGGPEAGLEPYLQVARVEVDLKRVNERGGAAALQGKVDDTGTTIATAGVRFDKGLKASFQQDSWLHLRGGVGYRRASGDRSQVANLAFANGGTTFAVSGAPIADNAVVAELGLSAWLTPRQQLELGYSGQFGSESHDHGANARWSVRF